From the Tribolium castaneum strain GA2 chromosome 2, icTriCast1.1, whole genome shotgun sequence genome, one window contains:
- the Ctf4 gene encoding WD repeat and HMG-box DNA-binding protein 1 yields MNHEPLRYAHEEGHTDVCFSTDGSKFITCGADGDIRIWPSAEDTDPTHTCIGEWSLSVCQKGECLYVATGSNDVQILTFPGGERNGLLDRFVAPINQIVPSKDSEAVALAGEDMQVRVVELGAEKRVGVFDGLGGPCLSVTATSKFLAASSGDGKLRIWDVASKELVKEIACFPKTNSFANVEYLCRIDFAHNGKYLAYPENDSVVILDTSDWSQYGILKTNEVTNHYSIVQFSPCGGFLLATTLKGDFVIFNVSIKMVRGTSKHPNGTPICGAVWNPSGNGQIVYTDTQGQLGIMSDCISIKTTDDEIFTNNDLNFDDVQFESDDEDNENAISVEKLKKEVMGDVEPELNFDNASSAPTPRPKTPEIPLQAPFMPSSSPEHLNPRYLCWNHLGIVRCYGSTNDDDSGKSIEVEFLDSSFHHSMMLQNYQDYFLGTVSKAALAVANTKQLYVIPLNAGSKEWVLKLEEDATEEIVLVSASENLICFATNSYIVRVCSIFGTQRGIVSVPGPLVSMASFQNSVLVAYHSGSVRNGDQCINIKLIAFNGLSMHSCDIGAALGPESTLTWLGFTDFGTPAMVDSLGMVSLFPLSCNIWIPFCDTARHMKSPSDCFFVTAVLESYQSVVGLKCRGTAYPSFTPTPTLSELLLEPPFAEPTTDKTQLEMSLFTLSNLQVSNQEKKFSEAGLKAFALACKNNLDQRAVELMEVLSNRQLVNLSTKYALKLNKKILAEKLMEMAGRLMNDDDDSTNVVVDTPTSSPLAPKKVTLSSVKRTPKTKQVVKEVVTAPEASQESQSSILSPSLPIQEFSQESPNPFSKSARKGNESSNPLSLTDKYAGVDYVDAKENKMKNKETEKRKQPDSETDKPREKQRKLDRFMFSKRT; encoded by the exons ATGAACCACGAACCCTTACGCTACGCCCACGAGGAGGGTCACACGGACGTGTGCTTCTCAACCGACGGCAG caaatttattacgtGTGGGGCTGACGGAGACATCCGGATCTGGCCGTCAGCGGAAGACACCGACCCCACTCACACTTGCATAGGCGAGTGGTCGCTCAGTGTGTGCCAGAAAGGGGAGTGCTTGTACGTGGCCACCGGCAGCAATGACGTCCAAATCCTCACCTTTCCAGGGGGCGAACGGAACGGGCTTCTGGACCGGTTCGTGGCCCCCATCAACCAGATCGTGCCCAGTAAAGACAGCGAG GCTGTGGCGCTTGCCGGTGAAGATATGCAAGTGAGGGTAGTTGAGTTGGGGGCTGAGAAAAGAGTTGGGGTTTTTGATGGGTTAGGGGGGCCTTGTTTGAGTGTCACGGCCACTAGTAAGTTTCTAGCGGCGAGTTCTGGTGACGGAAAATTGAGGATTTGGGATGTTGCCAGTAAGGAACTGGTTAAAGAAATTGCCTGTTTTCCTAAAACTAACAGTTTTGCCAACGTTGAATACTTAT GTCGTATTGACTTTGCCCACAATGGCAAATATCTGGCATATCCGGAAAACGATTCAGTTGTTATTTTAGACACTTCTGATTGGTCGCAGTAtggtattttaaaaacaaatgaagtCACGAATCATTATTCAATTGTACAGTTTTCACCCTGTGGCGGTTTTCTTCTAGCGACAACTCTTAAAGGTGactttgtcatttttaatgttagcattaaaatggTGAGAGGGACCAGTAAACACCCTAATGGAACACCAATTTGTGGAGCCGTGTGGAACCCCTCAg gaAACGGCCAAATCGTCTACACCGACACTCAAGGCCAGTTAGGTATTATGTCAGATTGTATAAGCATCAAAACAACCGACGACGAAATTTTCACCAATAACGACCTAAACTTCGACGACGTGCAATTCGAATCAGACGATGAAGACAACGAAAATGCCATTTCGgtcgaaaaactaaaaaaagaggTCATGGGCGACGTAGAACCCGAGCTAAATTTCGACAATG CATCTTCGGCGCCTACTCCGCGCCCCAAAACCCCCGAAATCCCGCTCCAAGCCCCATTTATGCCCAGCTCCAGCCCTGAGCACTTGAATCCGCGCTACTTGTGCTGGAACCACCTCGGAATTGTGCGATGTTACGGTTCCACGAACGACGACGATTCGGGAAAATCAATCGAAGTTGAGTTTCTCGATTCTTCGTTCCATCACAGCATGATGTTGCAAAACTATCAGGACTATTTCTTGGGGACTGTCAGTAAAGCGGCCCTCGCTGTGGCCAACACAAA ACAACTTTACGTCATTCCCCTGAATGCGGGCTCAAAGGAGTGGGTTCTTAAATTGGAGGAGGACGCCACGGAAGAGATTGTTTTAGTTTCAGCTTCtgaaaatttgatttgtttcgCGACAAACAGTTACATAGTTAGAGTTTGCTCGATTTTCGGCACTCAGAGAGGAATCGTTTCGGTTCCTGGACCTTTAGTTTCCATGGCTAGTTTCCAGAATTCGGTACTTGTGGCCTACCATTCGGGAAGTGTCCGCAACGGTGACCAGTGTATTAACATCAAATTGATTGCTTTTAATGGATTGTCGATGCACAGTTGCGATATCGGCGCGGCTTTAGGCCCCGAGTCCACTCTGACGTGGCTGGGATTCACCGATTTTGGGACTCCTGCTATGGTGGACTCGCTCGGAATGGTCAGTCTTTTTCCCCTCAGTTGTAACATTTGGATACCTTTTTGTGACACTGCCAGACAT atGAAATCGCCTTCTGACTGTTTTTTCGTGACTGCCGTCCTTGAATCGTATCAGTCGGTTGTTGGGCTCAAGTGCCGCGGCACTGCTTATCCGAGCTTCACCCCAACACCGACACTCAGTGAATTGCTTTTGGAGCCCCCATTCGCTGAACCCACAACGGATAAAACACAGTTAGAAATGAGTCTTTTTACGCTTTCGAATTTGCAAGTCAGTAATCAGGAGAAGAAGTTTTCAGAGGCTGGGTTAAAAGCATTTGCG CTAGCATGTAAGAACAATCTCGATCAGAGGGCAGTCGAACTTATGGAAGTTTTATCCAATCGTCAGTTGGTGAATTTGTCAACGAAATACGCCcttaaattgaataaaaaaatattggcgGAGAAATTGATGGAGATGGCTGGACGTCTCATGAATGACGATGACGATTCAACGAATGTTGTTGTG GATACGCCGACATCTTCACCCCTCGCCCCTAAAAAAGTGACCCTTAGTTCAGTTAAACGTACGCCAAAAACCAAACAAGTCGTCAAAGAAGTG GTGACGGCACCAGAAGCCAGTCAAGAGAGCCAAAGTTCTATTTTAAGCCCGTCTTTACCAATCCAAGAATTTTCACAAGAATCTCCAAATCCATTTTCCAAAAGTGCACGAAAAGGGAACGAATCATCGAACCCTCTGAGTCTCACTGACAAATACGCGGGTGTTGATTACGTCGAtgctaaagaaaataaaatgaagaACAAGGAGACTGAAAAGAGGAAGCAACCCGATTCTGAGACTGACAAGCCGCGTGAAAAACAGAGAAAACTAGATAGGTTTATGTTTAGTAAACGCACGTGA